From a region of the Methanobrevibacter ruminantium genome:
- a CDS encoding ribose-phosphate diphosphokinase, whose product MIIGGSASQKLAANVAKELGETLCPLETKKFPDGERYVRIKGEVEKNVTVIQSTGFPQDENLIELLFILRTLKDLGAEHIKVVVPYLGYGRQELRFKDGEAISAQLVSNLIEESGADEFISINLHEDSVRDFFNIPTANLSAMAPIAEYIADKVENPIIIAPDKGALGFAEEIAEILGCNCTYMSKVRLGPDKVETRIVDVQCDFDTEDLDKVKKDSKVNIDSVAGKEAVIIDDIIATGGTIVNAIGILKEHGAKSVDVCCVHPVLVNDAVLKIMAAGARDLSSTDTLKSDVSCISVAKLIADALR is encoded by the coding sequence TTGATAATTGGTGGTTCAGCATCACAAAAATTGGCAGCAAACGTTGCTAAGGAATTAGGAGAAACCTTATGTCCTCTTGAAACTAAAAAATTCCCAGATGGAGAAAGGTATGTTAGGATTAAAGGGGAAGTTGAAAAGAATGTTACAGTTATTCAATCAACCGGTTTTCCTCAAGATGAAAATTTAATTGAATTGTTATTTATACTTAGAACTCTTAAAGACTTAGGTGCAGAGCATATTAAAGTGGTTGTCCCATATTTGGGTTATGGTAGACAGGAATTAAGATTTAAAGATGGGGAAGCCATTTCCGCTCAATTGGTATCCAACTTGATTGAAGAATCCGGTGCAGATGAATTCATTTCAATCAACTTGCATGAAGACAGTGTCAGAGACTTCTTCAACATTCCAACTGCAAACCTTTCTGCTATGGCACCAATTGCAGAATACATTGCTGACAAGGTGGAAAACCCTATAATCATCGCTCCAGATAAAGGTGCTTTAGGATTTGCAGAGGAAATAGCTGAAATTCTCGGCTGCAATTGTACCTATATGAGCAAAGTCAGATTAGGTCCTGACAAGGTTGAAACCAGAATCGTTGATGTTCAATGTGATTTTGACACAGAAGATCTTGATAAGGTTAAAAAGGATTCTAAAGTTAACATTGATTCTGTAGCTGGAAAAGAAGCAGTCATCATTGATGACATTATTGCTACCGGTGGAACAATTGTAAATGCAATAGGTATCCTAAAAGAGCATGGTGCAAAATCTGTAGATGTCTGTTGTGTTCACCCAGTGCTTGTAAATGATGCTGTTTTAAAGATCATGGCTGCAGGAGCTCGTGACTTGTCAAGTACAGACACATTGAAATCAGATGTTAGCTGCATCTCTGTAGCTAAATTGATTGCTGATGCTTTAAGATAA
- the cobQ gene encoding cobyric acid synthase CobQ: MKLIYKNLGKIMTKCLMIQGTASNAGKSLIVAALCRIYTKRGYKVAPFKSQNMSLNSYTTKENKEIAIAQVLQAKAANIEPTVDMNPILLKPKGESCSQVIIQGEAVGNKDFFRKYDKTKATQKDIDKNLMDDEDYRIMAKEAVIDSLNNLKKDYDIIIMEGAGSPAEINLREGDLANMGSAEIADANVLLVGDIDKGGVFASIAGTFLLLDDADRSRFKGVIINKFRGKQELLCSGIERLEEIIKVPVLGIVPYAENLQLPEEDSASLKEHDWTKEFESNDDHIIIGVIKLPKIANFTDIDPFDTEDDVEVRMIEVHNYQEKIKDVDALILPGTRNSTEDIMELEKSGLAKKIRELSNESKIPIIGICGGYQILGNKIYDKDHKESKLDEVEGLGLLDIESEFIREGKIVKQSLAKIEIDTASDKKGMFHEIFSKINGEEVTGYELHEGTTNLISANPLFKIEKGIGNNDNDQFDGAYSENVFGTYFHGIFNNYNIRREFLNYLRKRKGLEERIGEDPFETSVENSLEKLANIVEEALDMDYIDKLIFDE; the protein is encoded by the coding sequence ATGAAACTAATATACAAGAATTTGGGTAAGATTATGACAAAATGTTTAATGATTCAAGGAACTGCTTCCAATGCAGGAAAGAGTTTAATCGTTGCAGCGCTTTGTAGGATATATACAAAAAGAGGATATAAGGTTGCACCGTTCAAATCACAGAATATGTCCTTAAACTCATACACTACAAAGGAAAACAAGGAAATTGCCATTGCACAGGTATTGCAGGCAAAAGCTGCAAACATAGAGCCTACAGTAGACATGAACCCTATTTTATTAAAGCCTAAGGGCGAATCATGTTCACAGGTAATCATTCAAGGTGAAGCAGTTGGAAACAAGGACTTCTTTAGAAAGTATGACAAGACAAAAGCTACCCAAAAGGACATTGACAAGAATCTAATGGATGATGAAGATTATAGGATCATGGCAAAAGAAGCTGTAATAGACTCATTAAACAACTTAAAGAAAGATTATGACATAATCATTATGGAAGGTGCCGGATCTCCTGCTGAAATTAACTTAAGGGAAGGAGACCTTGCAAATATGGGGTCTGCAGAAATAGCTGATGCAAATGTTCTTCTTGTTGGAGACATTGATAAGGGAGGAGTATTTGCATCAATAGCTGGAACATTCCTATTGCTTGATGATGCAGACAGGTCCAGATTCAAAGGAGTTATCATAAACAAATTCAGAGGAAAACAGGAATTGTTATGCTCCGGAATTGAAAGATTGGAAGAAATAATCAAAGTTCCTGTACTTGGAATAGTCCCTTATGCAGAGAACTTGCAGCTTCCTGAAGAAGATTCCGCATCATTAAAGGAACATGACTGGACCAAGGAATTCGAAAGCAATGATGACCATATAATCATTGGAGTCATCAAGCTTCCAAAAATAGCCAATTTTACAGATATAGATCCGTTTGACACAGAGGATGATGTCGAAGTGAGAATGATTGAAGTCCATAACTATCAGGAAAAGATAAAGGATGTTGATGCATTGATCTTACCTGGAACAAGAAACTCAACTGAAGACATCATGGAACTGGAAAAATCTGGATTGGCAAAGAAAATCAGGGAATTGTCAAATGAGTCTAAAATACCGATCATTGGAATCTGCGGAGGATACCAAATATTGGGAAACAAGATTTATGATAAGGACCATAAGGAATCAAAGCTTGATGAAGTTGAAGGATTAGGTCTTTTGGATATCGAAAGCGAGTTCATAAGAGAAGGCAAGATTGTAAAGCAGAGTTTAGCTAAGATTGAAATTGATACTGCTTCTGATAAAAAGGGCATGTTCCATGAAATCTTTTCAAAAATCAATGGTGAAGAGGTTACAGGATATGAATTGCACGAAGGAACTACAAATCTCATAAGTGCAAACCCATTATTTAAGATAGAAAAGGGAATTGGAAACAATGACAATGACCAGTTCGATGGAGCATACAGTGAAAATGTATTTGGAACCTATTTCCATGGAATCTTCAATAACTACAATATAAGAAGAGAATTCCTAAATTATTTGAGAAAAAGGAAAGGGCTTGAAGAAAGAATTGGTGAAGATCCATTCGAAACAAGCGTAGAGAATTCACTTGAAAAATTAGCGAATATCGTAGAAGAAGCTCTTGATATGGATTATATTGATAAATTGATTTTTGATGAATAA
- the lonB gene encoding ATP-dependent protease LonB yields the protein MLDYDSISNTADIEVPPLLIDQVIGHEESVETIKKAAKQRRNVLLIGDPGVGKSMLAKGMAELLPPEVLQDVLIYPNPEDSNYPLIRTVPAGQGKKIVKANKANAKSGDEKKMMITMFVTAAIFVLGLMYQRIFEAIIAALLVIFISMQIKPRVSNSAPKLLVNNGDKRFAPFMDATGAHAGALLGDVRHDPYQSGGLGTPAHERVESGMIHKAHKGVLYIDEIGTMSMKTQQELLSAMQEKKYAITGQSENSSGAMVRSQAVPCDFVLVASGNIQVLEGMHIAMRSRIRGYGYEVFMKDYMEDTEENRRKLVQFVAQEVKNDGRIPHFATDALDEIILEAKRRAGRKNALTLRLRELGGLVRSSGDVAIEEGADLVTAEHVVTAKRFARTLEQQIVDRSIVQRKEYSVFHSSGGKIGMVNGLAVMGDRSGIVMPIAAEMAPANSKNEGKIIVTGKLGEIALDSVQNVSAIIKKYTQVDISNHDIHVQFLQSYDGVEGDSASVSITAAVISAVEGIPIDQSVALTGSLSVRGDVMPIGGATAKIEAAAEAGIKKVLLPKSNMDDVMLEKKYEDMIEIIPIETIEDVLENILINGSKKERLIKKMREISGAVTSKVSADSMALSNPSHN from the coding sequence ATGCTTGATTATGATTCAATTTCAAACACTGCTGATATAGAAGTGCCTCCTTTGCTTATTGATCAGGTTATTGGTCATGAAGAGTCTGTTGAGACTATTAAAAAGGCAGCGAAACAAAGAAGAAATGTTCTTCTTATAGGAGACCCTGGTGTAGGTAAGTCAATGTTAGCTAAAGGTATGGCTGAATTATTGCCTCCTGAAGTGCTTCAGGATGTTTTGATTTATCCAAATCCGGAAGACAGCAATTATCCATTGATTAGAACCGTGCCAGCAGGTCAAGGTAAAAAGATAGTTAAGGCAAACAAGGCTAATGCCAAAAGCGGTGATGAGAAAAAGATGATGATTACCATGTTCGTCACTGCAGCCATTTTCGTTCTTGGATTGATGTATCAAAGAATATTTGAAGCTATTATTGCTGCACTTCTTGTTATATTCATTTCAATGCAAATCAAGCCTAGAGTTTCCAATAGTGCACCCAAATTGTTAGTGAACAATGGAGATAAAAGATTTGCTCCATTCATGGATGCTACTGGAGCTCATGCAGGTGCATTGCTTGGTGATGTAAGGCACGACCCTTACCAATCTGGGGGTCTTGGAACTCCTGCACACGAGCGTGTTGAAAGCGGTATGATCCATAAGGCACACAAAGGGGTTTTATACATTGACGAAATTGGTACAATGAGCATGAAAACTCAACAAGAGCTTTTATCTGCAATGCAAGAGAAAAAATATGCAATCACTGGTCAAAGTGAAAACAGCAGTGGTGCAATGGTTCGTTCTCAAGCGGTTCCTTGTGATTTTGTTCTTGTAGCTTCAGGTAACATTCAAGTTCTCGAAGGTATGCACATTGCAATGCGTTCAAGAATCAGAGGATACGGTTATGAAGTATTCATGAAAGATTATATGGAAGATACTGAAGAAAACAGAAGAAAGCTTGTCCAATTCGTAGCTCAGGAAGTCAAAAATGATGGAAGAATTCCACACTTTGCTACTGATGCGCTTGATGAAATCATTTTGGAAGCTAAACGTAGAGCAGGCAGAAAAAACGCATTGACTCTTAGATTAAGGGAGTTAGGTGGTTTAGTACGTTCCTCTGGAGATGTAGCCATTGAAGAAGGTGCAGATTTAGTAACTGCGGAGCATGTTGTAACCGCAAAAAGGTTTGCAAGAACCTTAGAACAGCAAATTGTTGACAGGTCCATCGTACAAAGAAAAGAATACAGTGTATTCCATTCATCAGGTGGAAAAATCGGTATGGTTAATGGTTTGGCTGTTATGGGTGATAGGAGCGGTATTGTCATGCCAATCGCTGCTGAAATGGCTCCTGCAAACAGTAAGAATGAAGGTAAAATCATTGTAACTGGTAAGCTTGGAGAAATTGCATTGGATTCAGTTCAAAATGTAAGTGCAATCATTAAGAAATACACTCAAGTTGACATTTCCAACCACGATATTCACGTTCAATTCCTTCAAAGTTATGATGGAGTTGAAGGGGACAGTGCAAGTGTTTCAATAACTGCAGCTGTAATCTCTGCTGTTGAAGGAATTCCTATTGACCAATCTGTCGCACTCACAGGTTCCTTAAGTGTTCGTGGAGATGTAATGCCTATTGGTGGAGCTACTGCTAAGATTGAAGCAGCAGCAGAAGCAGGTATTAAGAAAGTTTTACTTCCTAAATCCAATATGGATGACGTAATGCTTGAGAAAAAGTATGAAGACATGATTGAAATCATTCCTATTGAAACCATTGAGGATGTTTTAGAAAATATCTTAATCAATGGTAGCAAAAAGGAAAGGTTAATTAAGAAAATGAGAGAAATCAGTGGTGCTGTAACCAGTAAAGTATCTGCTGACTCTATGGCTTTGTCTAATCCAAGTCATAATTAA